A stretch of Verrucomicrobiota bacterium DNA encodes these proteins:
- a CDS encoding M48 family metallopeptidase, whose amino-acid sequence MSIFALTILILLLLRAVVQFRLEQLNQRHARTHENAIPAAFRDTMDDATYRKSIAYTLAQSRFSQFEIGYDLAVLLLVLFSGWLPFSCHAFVATLGNSAGAMAAYLFAMGIVLSLAGLPLQWHHQFRLEARFGFNTTTPKLWWLDRLKGLVLAVLLGYPLLLLILKLVEWTGAYWWVWSWACLMLVQLVMSVLAPVLILPLFNKLTPLPEGSLRDRLLALGERTGFTARNILLMDGSKRSRHSNAFFTSLGRWRKIVLFDTLVQQLTEPELEAVLAHEIGHYKKGHIPKMLAFSALASLVGFYALAWLARQEWFYEWFGHNQPHVALALLLFGLVSGLVTFWFGPLSNFWSRRYEYQADAYAREAVGEAAPLVGALRRLSEKNLSNLTPHPLYSAFYYSHPTVIEREQALKL is encoded by the coding sequence ATGTCTATTTTTGCGCTGACCATTCTTATACTGCTCTTGTTGCGCGCGGTGGTTCAATTCCGGCTCGAACAGTTGAACCAACGCCATGCGCGTACACATGAAAACGCCATCCCGGCGGCATTCCGCGATACCATGGACGATGCCACCTACCGGAAATCCATCGCGTATACGCTGGCACAGAGCCGGTTTTCCCAGTTTGAAATCGGGTACGATCTGGCGGTGCTGCTGCTCGTGTTGTTTAGCGGTTGGCTGCCGTTTTCCTGCCACGCCTTCGTCGCCACCCTGGGCAACTCCGCTGGGGCGATGGCGGCGTATTTGTTCGCGATGGGGATCGTGCTTTCCCTGGCGGGCCTGCCACTGCAATGGCATCATCAATTCCGGCTCGAAGCCCGGTTTGGCTTTAACACCACCACGCCGAAACTCTGGTGGTTGGATCGCCTCAAAGGGCTGGTGCTGGCCGTGCTGCTCGGTTACCCGCTGTTGCTCCTGATATTAAAATTGGTGGAGTGGACGGGGGCTTATTGGTGGGTTTGGTCCTGGGCCTGCCTGATGCTGGTGCAACTGGTCATGTCCGTGCTGGCGCCGGTCCTCATCCTGCCATTGTTCAATAAACTCACACCTTTGCCTGAGGGTTCCCTGCGGGACCGATTGTTAGCCTTGGGCGAACGCACTGGATTCACAGCGCGCAACATCCTCCTGATGGACGGTAGCAAACGTTCGCGTCACTCCAACGCCTTCTTCACCAGCCTGGGACGCTGGCGCAAAATCGTGCTATTCGACACGCTCGTTCAACAACTGACCGAACCGGAACTCGAGGCGGTGTTGGCTCACGAGATCGGGCATTACAAGAAAGGGCATATCCCCAAGATGTTGGCATTCTCCGCGCTGGCGTCACTCGTGGGTTTTTATGCGCTGGCCTGGCTAGCCCGGCAGGAGTGGTTTTACGAATGGTTCGGGCACAATCAACCCCACGTGGCGCTCGCGCTGCTGCTCTTTGGTTTGGTTAGTGGTTTGGTCACGTTCTGGTTCGGGCCGCTCTCGAATTTCTGGTCGCGCCGATACGAATATCAGGCGGATGCTTACGCCCGGGAAGCGGTGGGTGAGGCCGCACCTCTGGTTGGCGCATTACGCCGGTT